Part of the Candidatus Brocadia sinica JPN1 genome, GTAGGTATAGGGGGATTTGCATTTATAAGGAAATGATTTTTTTCAGGTTATTCTGCGTTTGCAAAATCACCAAAAATTCAGTATTGTAAAATAATGAAAAACGGATCAATTTATAAGGAGAATCAGTTTTTTGTATTTACTCTCATCTTCATATCCGCATTTTCCTTTTTGCTTTATTTAAATGCAACGCACGGCAGGTTTGTCTATGATGATTTTAAGATTATTGTGGAAAATTCCTTCGTTAAGGAATGGAGGTATCTGCCCAAAATCTTTACGAAAGATTATTTTTCTCTTTCAGGGGAGATGAGTTATCGCCCCCTTGTCACAATCTCATACTTTCTTGATTATGCCATCTGGCGCTTAAATCCCCTTGGATTTCACCTTACCAATGTCATCTTGCATACAGGAAATTCGGTACTTTTTTATCTTTTCCTTCGTACCATTTTAGACAACAATAAGATTGTTTTATTTTCAATTTTTTTCTTTGTCACACATCCTCTACTTGTGGAAACCGTAAATGCCGTCGGCTATCGGGAAGATCTCTTATCCGCAACCTTTCTCCTTGTCTCTCTTACTTATTTTATAAAATCCGATACCCTTCTTTATCGGGAAACCGGCAAAAAGAGTCGATTTATAGTTTATTATGCAATTTCTCTTGTAGCATATCTGTGCGCCCTTTTTTCAAAGGAAATGGCCATAACCCTTCCTAGCCTGCTTATGTTGTTTGTGGTATTTTCCGATCAAAGGCCATGGCCAGCCCTTGCGAGAAGATTTAAAGGAATCTATATAGGGTATCTTGCGATTTCCCTATTCTACATTGTAATTCGATTTATGGTATTCAGTAATCCGGCATTAAAAACTGCCTATCAACCCGGTGGTTTCTGGGTCAATGTCTTCACCATGATTACAATACTGGCGTCCTATATCAAACTATCATTCTTTCCGCTAAATCTTAATGCGGACTACATAGTCCCTCTTGCAACACATCCACTGGAAGCGTCATCTGTTATTTCCGTAACCTTCCTGATATCAATTTTTACCATATTTGCGATATTGTGCAAAACAAGGAATATGTTTGCCTGCTGGATGGTGTGGTTCTTTGTCACAATGCTGCCCGTTATGAATATCATTCCCATAGGGAACATCATGGCAGAGAGATATCTGTATATTCCGGTAATGGGATTTTGTGTGTTAAAGGGGATTCTCATTTATCGGATTACAGACCGTACCTTATCTACACGCGCCATTCCATTGAGGCAAATAGTACAGCTGGTCCTGGTGACCTTAATGATCGGGGGATATGGGGTTTCTATTATCTGGAAGAATGGGAATTGGCGGGACGAACTTACATTGTGGACGAAAACCATCGCCCGTTCCCCTGACAGCTATCGTGCCCATTGCAATTTGGGAAATGTATACATGGAAAGAGGTCTTATAGAACGGGCACA contains:
- a CDS encoding tetratricopeptide repeat protein yields the protein MKNGSIYKENQFFVFTLIFISAFSFLLYLNATHGRFVYDDFKIIVENSFVKEWRYLPKIFTKDYFSLSGEMSYRPLVTISYFLDYAIWRLNPLGFHLTNVILHTGNSVLFYLFLRTILDNNKIVLFSIFFFVTHPLLVETVNAVGYREDLLSATFLLVSLTYFIKSDTLLYRETGKKSRFIVYYAISLVAYLCALFSKEMAITLPSLLMLFVVFSDQRPWPALARRFKGIYIGYLAISLFYIVIRFMVFSNPALKTAYQPGGFWVNVFTMITILASYIKLSFFPLNLNADYIVPLATHPLEASSVISVTFLISIFTIFAILCKTRNMFACWMVWFFVTMLPVMNIIPIGNIMAERYLYIPVMGFCVLKGILIYRITDRTLSTRAIPLRQIVQLVLVTLMIGGYGVSIIWKNGNWRDELTLWTKTIARSPDSYRAHCNLGNVYMERGLIERAQMEYQTALNINPKDASIHSNLGAVYSKQGLIDKAFIEYKEAIQLDRNYAQPHNNLGNIYYNQGYLDKARSEYEEALRIKPNYSHAHNGLGSIYDSTGEHDKAMEEFQKSLYYDSRYILARNNLGVNYARRGQIYEAVAEFKKALAIDSNQPQGHYNLGLAYEKLGKQSEAINEYNIVIRLDPNNLNAHYALGSLYRGLGLADKAIDVFQKILIRNPNIVNVHKNLVFLYLDSKNDREMSQYYLKELLRIDPSQVEKEDIRQVLNRLK